The proteins below are encoded in one region of Podarcis raffonei isolate rPodRaf1 chromosome 6, rPodRaf1.pri, whole genome shotgun sequence:
- the BIRC7 gene encoding baculoviral IAP repeat-containing protein 7, with product MQATYWRQTAIEINQLVDNIMANILSMKRDMEDSSSARASSNRRSWLSQSSMRFEERRLQTFQHWSESFPTSPADLAAAGFFFIGPEDRVKCFCCGGVLFDWVAEDDPKAEHKKFFPSCSFIQGKDVGNQEMLQAEGLQDAVDGQFLGMLQNLSMEEATVDFQPEYPDMETEGDRLVTFENWPASARVTPESLARAGFFYTGQGDFVRCFYCDGALRNWERGDDPWMEHAVWFPRCKFLQQSRGSDFINSVQEAHINPILPEDNLHWPEQHPTSSQEPAQRQADSQRVRREAETGRPNEPESPVSTEEELRRLREERMCKVCMDKDVSIVLVPCGHLVVCTECAPNLRRCPICRGVIHDSMKAFLS from the exons ATGCAGGCTACTTATTGGAGGCAGACTGCCATTGAAATCAACCAGCTTGTCGATAATATAATGGCTAATATCCTTTCAATGAAGAGGGACATGGAAGACAGCTCATCTGCAAGAGCATCTAGCAACAGACGTTCCTGGCTGTCCCAGTCCAGCATGCGATTTGAGGAGAGGCGCCTACAGACTTTCCAGCATTGGTCGGAGAGCTTTCCTACTTCCCCAGCTGACCTGGCCGCTGCTGGCTTCTTTTTCATTGGGCCTGAGGACAGGGTGAAATGTTTTTGCTGTGGTGGGGTGTTGTTTGACTGGGTTGCTGAGGATGACCCCAAGGCAGAGCACAAGAAGTTCTTCCCAAGCTGCTCTTTCATCCAGGGGAAGGATGTAGGAAACCAAGaaatgcttcaggctgagggcctCCAGGATGCTGTGGACGGACAGTTCCTTGGCATGTTGCAAAACTTAAGCATGGAAGAGGCCACTGTAGACTTTCAACCAGAATACCCAGATATGGAGACAGAAGGAGATCGCCTGGTGACTTTTGAAAATTGGCCAGCTTCTGCTCGGGTGACTCCAGAGTCGCTCGCCAGAGCAGGGTTTTTCTACACAG GCCAGGGGGATTTTGTGCGATGTTTCTACTGTGATGGAGCTTTGAGGAACTGGGAGCGTGGAGATGACCCATGGATGGAGCATGCTGTTTGGTTTCCAAG GTGTAAATTCTTGCAGCAGTCCAGAGGGAGTGACTTCATCAACAGTGTTCAAGAAGCACATATCAATCCTATACTCccg GAGGACAACTTACACTGGCCTGAACAACATCCCACCAGCTCCCAAG AGCCTGCTCAGAGGCAAGCAGATTCTCAGAGAGTGAGGAGAGAGGCAGAAACAGGACGTCCAAATGAACCAG AGTCTCCTGTGAGCACGGAGGAGGAGCTGCGCCGGCTGCGGGAGgagcgcatgtgcaaagtgtgcatGGACAAAGACGTGTCCATCGTGTTGGTGCCTTGTGGCCATTTAGTGGTTTGCACAGAATGCGCTCCTAATCTAAGACGCTGCCCCATCTGCCGAGGGGTCATCCATGACAGTATGAAGGCATTCCTCTCTTGA